Sequence from the Saccharothrix australiensis genome:
AGGAGGAGTGGGACGAGGAACCGGGCAAGTCCGCGCACAACCCCGACGGCATCCCGGAGCGCACGATCAAGGAGGTCCGCCTGTTCGAGGCGGGCCCGGTCACCTGGCCCGCCTCGCCGACCGCGTCGGCCGGGATGCGCTGCGTCTCGGCCACCGACGCCTACTACGACCACCTCGCACGCCGTGACCCTGCGCGGGTCACCGCGATGCGGTCGCGCCTGACCGCACTCCGCAGCGACGGGCCCGCCTCGCGCACCCCGTCGTCGACCGGACCCGCGGACTCACCACCGACCGACCCGGCCGCGCGCCACTCGGGCGGACCCACGCACGCCGTGAGGCGTGCAGCCCTCTACCCGTTCCTGAAAGGAGGTTCGTCGACGTGAACATTGACGAACTGCGCGCCCGGATCGCCGAGATCGAGACCGAGCTGCGCAGCATCCACGAGACCGCCGGGGACCAGGCGCTCGACGAGGACCAGACCCGGCGGTGGGAGACGCTGGACACCGAGCTGGGCGAGGCGCGCCAGGCGCTGGCGACGGCCACGGAGACCGAGGCCCGCGCCGGGCGCGTCGCCCGGTCCCGCGCCGCGTTCGGCACGCGGATGGCGCCGCGCGGCACCGAGGACCCCATCGGCGAGCCGGACGGCATCGAGCAGGGTTACCGCGGGAACAACCCGTGGGACCTGGACGCGGTGACCCGGTCGCTGCACCGCGACGCACCGGAACGCGCCGGCCGCGAGCTGCGGGCCCGCGCGCTGGACGCGGTGGAGAAGGTCCGCGGCGTCAACGACGCATCCAAGCAGCACATCACGCAGCTGCTGGACCAGTTCGACATCGAGGAGGACGACGCCGAGGGCCGGGGTGCCCGCGCCATCGCCGCGCACATCATCGCCACCTCGTCCAAGGAGTACACGCGGGCGTGGTCCAAGGCGTTCAAGACCGCCGTCCGCAACGGGCACCCCGACGTCGAGGCCCTGGCCGTGCTCCAGCGCGCGGCGTCGCTGACCGACGCGGCGGGCGGCTACGCCGTCCCCCTGCCGGTGGACCCGACGCTGATCCTCAACGACAACGGCTCGGTGTCCCCGCTGCGGCGTATCGCCACGGTGCGCACGGCGACCACCGACGTCTACCGGACGGTCAACGCCACCGCGGTCACCGCGTCCTACGACGCCGAGGGCTCCGAGGTCTCCGACGACACCCCGGTGTGGGCCAACACGGACATCACGATGCACATGGCGCGTGGGTTCCTGCCGTTCAGCATCGAGATCGGCGGGGACTACCCCAACTGGACCGCCGACACGGCGTTCCTGCTCAACGACGCCAAGGTGAACCTGGAGAACACCAAGTTCGTCCTGGGTTCCGGCGTCGGCGAACCGGTGGGCATCGTCACCGCCCTGGCCGGTGGGGCGTTCGAGATCGCCTCGGCGGCCGCGGACACGCTCGCCCTGGCCGACGTCTACAAGCTGGACGAAGAGCTGCCCGAGCGGTTCTACGACCAGGCGCAGTGGTTGGCGCACAAGAAGATTTACAGCGCGCTGCGGCAGGCGGGTGGGTCCAATTTGGACGACTTCTGGGCCGACCTGGGCAAGGGGCAGCCCTCCGAGCTGCTGGGGCACCCGGTCAACAACGCCTCGGCGATGGACGGCGTGATCAACGCGACCCAGGACAACCGGGTCGCGATCCTCGGCGACTGGCAGTACTTCTGGATCATCGACCGGGTGGGCTTCTCTACTGAGCTGATCCCGCACCTGTTCCACACCGCCAACAACCGCCCCAGCGGCCAACGCGGAGTGTTCGCCTACTGGCGCAACGGTTCGGACAGCGTGAACGACCGCGCGTTCCGGATGCTCAACGTCACCTGATCCCCCAGCCGATCGTGGTGCGGTGCGTCCTGGTGGCGACGTACCGCACCGCGGTCACCCCTGCGACGCCCAGGAGGCGACGATGGCACCCAGGTACTTGCGCGCGACGTCGGGATTCATGACGGCGGACGGCGTGGTCGTGAAGGCCGGTCAGACCGTGGCGGCGGACGACCTTGTCGTCAAGGGCCGTGCCGAGTTCTTCCAGCCGCTGGGCGAGGAGATCGAGGCGGCCACGCGTGCGCCGGGCGAGCGGCGTGTCACGCCCGGTCGCGCCGCGCCCGACGTGGTCGTGATGTCCGCGGCGCGCTCCAGGCGCTCCCGCGCCCGCCAGGACAAGGTCAAGGCCGAACAGCAGACCGCACGGGACGAGACCGCGCGCCAGGATGCCGAGCAGGACACCGGCGACGCGCAGCCGGGCGACGCGGGCGAGGTCCGGGACGACGGCGGGGCGGGCGGCTGATGGCCTACGACCTCGGCGACACCGCGCAGCTGCGGGTCGAGGTGCGCGACGCCGGCGGCGCCCTGGCCGAACCGGGCAGTGCGCCCGTCCTGACCATCACCCTGCCCGACGGCAGCACCAGCACCCCGGCGGTGGCCAACCCGTCGGTCGGGGTCTACACCGCGTCCTACCCGACGGCGCAGGCCGGGCGGCACACCGTGCGCTGGGTGGCCACCGGCGCCAACGCCACGGCCGAGGTCGACATCCTCGACGTGCGGCCCGCGGACCGCGGCTGGTTGATCTCGCTGGCCGACGCCCGCGAAATGCTCAACCTGCGCTCCACCGCCGACGACGCCGAGCTGCGCGACTGGCTCGGCGCGGTCACCGTCGTCGTCGAGCGCACCACCGGGATCGCCTGGGTGCGGCGCAGCCGGGTGGAGACCGCGCGCGGCGGCCGACCGGGCATCGCGCTGACCCACCGGCCGATCACGGCGGTGACCGGCATGGTGCCGCTGTCGGCCGGCGGCACCACCTACCAGCCCGCGGACCTGACGTGGACTCCGTCCGGGGTGCTCAGGCTGCGCAGCGGCGCCGCGTTCCGGGCCGGTGAGTACACGATCAGCTACGTCGCCGGTGACGACGCCGCGATCCCCGAACACGTCACCGCGGCGGCGCGGATCATCCTCAAGCACCTGTGGGAGACCCAGCGCGGCGGCTCGTCGCTGCCCAGTCGCGGCGGTGACGAGGACTACGAGGCCGCGTTGATCGGCTACGCCATCCCCAACCGCGCGATCGAGTTGTTGGGCAAGCCGGTCGGGGGGTTCGCCTGATGCCCGCGCGTTCCGCCATCCCGGCCGCGCTCGACGCCCTGGTGGCGTTGTGCACCGCGGCCGCCGTCCCCGGAGGGCTGCTCGACGGCGTGGCCGTGATCGACGGCCCGCCGGTCGACGAGCCGACCGAGGAGCTGGTGCTGTACCTGGGCGACACCCCCGACGACGGCCCGGCCGTCACCGCGCAGCAGTCCTTCGCCACCTTCGGCGACGGCGCGAAGGACGAGGCCGCCGCGATCTACTGCACCGCGATCAGCCGGTCCGGCGACACCGACGTCAAGGCCGAACGCGACCGGGCGTTCGGGATCGTCGCCGCGGTCGAGCAGCTGCTGCGCCCCGGCCGTCCGGGAGCCGACCCGC
This genomic interval carries:
- a CDS encoding phage major capsid protein; the encoded protein is MNIDELRARIAEIETELRSIHETAGDQALDEDQTRRWETLDTELGEARQALATATETEARAGRVARSRAAFGTRMAPRGTEDPIGEPDGIEQGYRGNNPWDLDAVTRSLHRDAPERAGRELRARALDAVEKVRGVNDASKQHITQLLDQFDIEEDDAEGRGARAIAAHIIATSSKEYTRAWSKAFKTAVRNGHPDVEALAVLQRAASLTDAAGGYAVPLPVDPTLILNDNGSVSPLRRIATVRTATTDVYRTVNATAVTASYDAEGSEVSDDTPVWANTDITMHMARGFLPFSIEIGGDYPNWTADTAFLLNDAKVNLENTKFVLGSGVGEPVGIVTALAGGAFEIASAAADTLALADVYKLDEELPERFYDQAQWLAHKKIYSALRQAGGSNLDDFWADLGKGQPSELLGHPVNNASAMDGVINATQDNRVAILGDWQYFWIIDRVGFSTELIPHLFHTANNRPSGQRGVFAYWRNGSDSVNDRAFRMLNVT